In the genome of Pempheris klunzingeri isolate RE-2024b chromosome 3, fPemKlu1.hap1, whole genome shotgun sequence, one region contains:
- the rnf24 gene encoding RING finger protein 24 isoform X1, with the protein MKAPLGISMTSDFQHYSFRMPNIGFQNLPLNIYIVVFGTAIFVFILSLLFCCYLIRLRHQAHKELYAYKQVIQKEKVKELNLHEICAVCLEEFKQKDELGICPCKHAFHRKCLIKWLEVRKVCPLCNMPVLQLAQQAGNTDPAVPIQQPLPGIENLV; encoded by the exons ATGAAGGCGCCGCTCgg AATATCCATGACCTCCGATTTCCAGCACTACAGTTTCAGGATGCCAAATATAGGGTTCCAGAACCTTCCCCTTAATATCTACATCGTGGTGTTTGGGACAGCCATCTTTGTCTTCAtcctcagcctcctcttctGCTGCTACTTAATAAG GTTACGGCACCAGGCGCACAAAGAGCTTTATGCATACAAGCAA GTTATTCAGAAGGAAAAAGTCAAAGAGCTAAATTTGCATGAG atATGCGCGGTGTGCTTGGAGGAGTTCAAACAGAAAGACGAGCTGGGGATTTGTCCGTGCAAACATGCCTTTCATAGGAA GTGCCTCATTAAGTGGTTGGAGGTGAGGAAAGTGTGCCCGCTGTGCAACATGCCCGTCTTGCAGCTCGCCCAGCAGGCTGGCAACACAGATCCCGCTGTGCCAATACAGCAGCCTCTGCCTGGGATCGAGAACCTGGTGTAG
- the rnf24 gene encoding RING finger protein 24 isoform X2, with amino-acid sequence MTSDFQHYSFRMPNIGFQNLPLNIYIVVFGTAIFVFILSLLFCCYLIRLRHQAHKELYAYKQVIQKEKVKELNLHEICAVCLEEFKQKDELGICPCKHAFHRKCLIKWLEVRKVCPLCNMPVLQLAQQAGNTDPAVPIQQPLPGIENLV; translated from the exons ATGACCTCCGATTTCCAGCACTACAGTTTCAGGATGCCAAATATAGGGTTCCAGAACCTTCCCCTTAATATCTACATCGTGGTGTTTGGGACAGCCATCTTTGTCTTCAtcctcagcctcctcttctGCTGCTACTTAATAAG GTTACGGCACCAGGCGCACAAAGAGCTTTATGCATACAAGCAA GTTATTCAGAAGGAAAAAGTCAAAGAGCTAAATTTGCATGAG atATGCGCGGTGTGCTTGGAGGAGTTCAAACAGAAAGACGAGCTGGGGATTTGTCCGTGCAAACATGCCTTTCATAGGAA GTGCCTCATTAAGTGGTTGGAGGTGAGGAAAGTGTGCCCGCTGTGCAACATGCCCGTCTTGCAGCTCGCCCAGCAGGCTGGCAACACAGATCCCGCTGTGCCAATACAGCAGCCTCTGCCTGGGATCGAGAACCTGGTGTAG